From a region of the Candidatus Azobacteroides pseudotrichonymphae genomovar. CFP2 genome:
- the rplU gene encoding 50S ribosomal protein L21 encodes MYAIVEIQGQQFKVEKDQKLYVNHFEAKEGVPIIFNKVLLVDNDGFITIGNPLIKGAKVEVSILRSLVKGDKILVFHKKRRKGYRKLNGHRQQFSQILIRNILI; translated from the coding sequence ATGTATGCAATTGTAGAGATTCAAGGACAACAATTCAAAGTTGAAAAAGATCAAAAATTATATGTTAATCACTTTGAAGCTAAAGAAGGTGTTCCTATAATTTTTAATAAGGTATTGTTAGTAGATAATGATGGTTTTATTACAATAGGTAATCCTTTAATAAAAGGAGCCAAAGTGGAAGTCAGCATTTTACGATCATTAGTAAAAGGAGATAAAATATTAGTTTTTCACAAGAAAAGAAGGAAAGGATACCGTAAATTAAACGGACATCGTCAGCAGTTTTCCCAAATCTTAATTAGAAATATTTTGATTTAA
- a CDS encoding acyl-CoA carboxylase subunit beta, protein MSNQLDKIRELIELRTKARLGGGEKAIDKQHSQGKHTARERIMMLVDEGSFEELDMFVQHRCVNFGMREKTFLGDGVVTGYGTVAGRLVYIFAQDFTVVGGSLSETMAGKICKVIDLAMQMGAPVVGLNDSGGARIQEGINALAGYAEIFQRNILASGMIPQISTILGPCAGGAVYSPALTDFIIMDRGTSYMFLTGPKVVKTVTGEDVTQEQLGGADVHASRSGVSHFVVESCEEGIVLIRKLLSFLPQNNLEEPPIVPNDDPIDRLDEVLNEIIPDSPNKPYDMYEVIGSIVDKGEFLEVHADYACNIIIGFARFNGRSVGIVANQPKTLAGVLDINASRKAARFVRFCDAFNIPIVTLVDVPGFLPGTGQEYGGVIIHGAKLLYAYGEATVPKVTVTLRKSYGGAHIVMSCKQLRGDMNYAWPSAEIAVMGSAGAVEILYAKEAKDSDNPEKVLTEKKDEYTKVFANPYNAAKYGYIDDVIEPRNTRFRIIRALQQLSTKKQTNPAKKHDNLPL, encoded by the coding sequence ATGAGTAATCAATTAGATAAGATAAGAGAACTTATTGAATTAAGAACGAAAGCTCGGTTGGGTGGTGGGGAGAAAGCTATAGATAAGCAACATTCACAAGGCAAACACACTGCTCGCGAACGTATTATGATGTTGGTTGATGAAGGAAGTTTTGAAGAATTAGATATGTTTGTACAGCATCGGTGTGTTAATTTTGGAATGAGGGAAAAGACCTTTCTTGGTGATGGCGTTGTCACTGGATATGGTACGGTTGCGGGGCGTTTGGTATATATTTTTGCTCAAGACTTTACGGTTGTTGGGGGTTCGTTATCTGAAACAATGGCAGGAAAAATCTGTAAAGTGATAGATTTAGCTATGCAAATGGGAGCTCCTGTTGTTGGTTTGAATGATTCGGGAGGGGCTCGAATACAAGAAGGTATTAATGCTTTAGCAGGTTATGCTGAAATATTTCAACGTAATATTCTTGCTTCTGGGATGATACCTCAGATTTCTACTATACTTGGTCCTTGTGCTGGTGGAGCTGTTTATTCCCCAGCTTTGACTGATTTTATAATTATGGACAGAGGAACAAGTTACATGTTTCTTACAGGACCAAAGGTTGTAAAGACTGTTACAGGAGAAGATGTAACTCAAGAGCAACTAGGAGGAGCAGATGTACATGCAAGTCGTTCTGGTGTTTCGCATTTTGTCGTGGAAAGTTGCGAAGAAGGAATTGTACTTATTCGTAAATTGCTAAGTTTCCTTCCTCAAAATAATTTGGAAGAGCCCCCTATTGTTCCAAATGACGATCCTATCGATCGTTTAGATGAGGTTTTAAATGAAATAATCCCAGATAGTCCAAATAAGCCTTATGATATGTATGAAGTGATAGGATCAATTGTGGATAAGGGTGAATTTTTGGAAGTACATGCAGATTATGCTTGTAATATTATTATTGGTTTTGCTCGGTTTAATGGTCGTTCAGTTGGTATTGTTGCAAATCAACCCAAAACATTGGCAGGAGTATTAGACATCAATGCGTCTAGAAAAGCTGCTCGTTTTGTGCGTTTTTGTGATGCTTTTAATATTCCTATTGTTACATTAGTAGATGTACCGGGATTCCTTCCTGGGACAGGTCAGGAGTATGGGGGTGTAATTATTCACGGAGCTAAGTTACTTTATGCATATGGGGAAGCGACTGTTCCCAAGGTGACTGTTACTTTACGTAAATCTTATGGGGGTGCTCATATTGTAATGAGTTGCAAACAATTACGAGGGGATATGAACTACGCATGGCCAAGTGCCGAAATTGCCGTAATGGGTAGTGCAGGGGCCGTAGAGATTCTCTACGCAAAAGAAGCTAAAGATTCGGATAACCCTGAAAAAGTATTGACAGAAAAAAAAGATGAGTATACAAAAGTTTTTGCTAATCCTTATAATGCAGCTAAATATGGTTATATAGATGATGTTATTGAACCGAGGAATACTCGATTCCGTATAATACGTGCTTTACAACAGTTGTCTACAAAAAAACAGACTAATCCAGCAAAAAAACATGATAATTTGCCATTATAA
- a CDS encoding OadG family transporter subunit, with protein sequence MFRVKYKTYKIVLVCLLVFYMIPKVQAQCTAALKINEILVINEDNFIDDYGKRSPWIEIYNSASGTVNIAGCFLTNDINEPRKYMVPKGDILTKIKPRQHILFWADNITTHGTFHLNFTLNPDEANFIALFDSDGKTLIDSVTIPVGQRANISYGLVEDGWDQKRLEKEIKLNSSYKSGNKLWVYYEKVTPNSNNRILDANSKIDNLEKNDNGGVGMTLTAMSVVFGGLIVLYLIFKVVGRVAILLSTRRTILASGITKEELKNIAQPSGEIFAAIAMAIYEATEMHDEENTIITIKNTARNYSPWNSKIYMLRETPSKK encoded by the coding sequence ATGTTTAGAGTTAAATACAAAACATACAAAATAGTGCTAGTTTGTTTATTGGTATTTTATATGATTCCCAAAGTCCAAGCACAGTGTACAGCCGCCCTCAAAATTAATGAAATATTAGTTATTAATGAAGATAATTTTATTGACGATTATGGGAAAAGATCTCCGTGGATAGAGATCTATAATTCTGCTTCTGGAACAGTTAATATTGCAGGATGTTTCCTAACTAATGATATTAATGAGCCGAGAAAGTATATGGTACCCAAAGGTGATATTTTGACTAAAATTAAACCTCGTCAGCATATTCTTTTTTGGGCAGATAATATTACTACACATGGGACTTTTCATTTAAATTTTACATTGAATCCGGATGAAGCAAATTTTATTGCTCTTTTTGATTCAGATGGAAAAACTTTGATTGATTCAGTTACTATTCCTGTTGGACAACGAGCAAATATTAGTTATGGTTTAGTGGAAGATGGTTGGGACCAAAAACGTTTGGAAAAAGAAATTAAACTAAATTCATCTTATAAGAGTGGCAATAAACTCTGGGTTTATTATGAAAAAGTAACTCCTAATTCTAATAACAGGATATTAGATGCTAATAGTAAGATAGATAATCTTGAAAAAAATGACAATGGGGGTGTTGGGATGACATTAACTGCAATGTCTGTAGTATTTGGTGGACTCATTGTATTATATTTAATATTTAAGGTTGTAGGGAGAGTAGCGATATTATTGAGTACTCGTCGCACTATATTGGCATCAGGAATTACTAAGGAGGAACTAAAGAATATTGCTCAACCTTCTGGAGAAATTTTTGCTGCCATTGCTATGGCTATTTACGAGGCTACCGAAATGCATGACGAAGAAAATACAATTATCACTATTAAAAATACGGCACGAAATTATTCTCCTTGGAATTCTAAAATATATATGTTAAGAGAAACTCCTAGTAAAAAATGA
- a CDS encoding prenyltransferase yields MNIVRFWIKNARFKSLPQSFLPAVLAVCLASKVERFSIWLGLLAIIGVSVGHLGINLFDDYFDYKVKKSDFRDIMVKKGFRARTTKCYYITSKQTTLGQLLIACVVFCAFALLIGLIIWFFRKNFILYLAIITAILGISYSGPPLRLSYHGLGEFVIGIVFGPLLMIGVYYAACGKADPSVFFISIPVGMLVANIVYVHSIMDYEPDKEIGKMTLAVLLKDKRLMLIFVFLLLIISFGCILGGVIAGYLSVYYLFVLFTLPMAVSLLYLMVQFIYYPKKKFSPRFWMGPMGDWQQIKTMDIDWFLIRWFLARNMLSFFCFIIIVVCLFV; encoded by the coding sequence ATGAATATTGTTCGCTTTTGGATAAAAAATGCTCGTTTTAAATCACTACCTCAAAGCTTTTTGCCAGCTGTTTTGGCTGTTTGTTTGGCATCTAAAGTCGAAAGATTTTCTATTTGGCTTGGATTGTTAGCTATTATTGGAGTTAGTGTCGGTCATTTAGGAATTAACCTTTTTGATGATTATTTTGATTATAAAGTAAAGAAAAGCGATTTCCGCGATATTATGGTAAAAAAAGGGTTTCGTGCAAGAACTACAAAATGTTATTATATTACTTCAAAACAAACTACTTTAGGACAATTATTGATTGCATGTGTTGTTTTTTGTGCTTTTGCATTATTAATTGGCTTAATAATATGGTTTTTTCGCAAAAATTTCATTTTATATTTAGCAATAATTACTGCTATTTTAGGAATTTCTTACTCTGGCCCACCTTTGCGATTATCTTATCATGGGCTAGGAGAGTTTGTTATTGGAATAGTATTCGGTCCATTATTAATGATAGGTGTCTATTACGCAGCTTGTGGCAAAGCTGACCCTTCTGTGTTTTTTATTTCAATTCCTGTTGGAATGTTGGTTGCAAATATTGTTTATGTGCATTCTATTATGGATTATGAACCTGATAAAGAAATTGGAAAAATGACACTTGCTGTCTTATTAAAAGATAAGAGATTAATGTTAATTTTTGTATTTCTTTTATTGATAATTTCTTTTGGATGTATTCTTGGTGGAGTTATTGCAGGGTATTTGTCAGTTTACTATTTATTTGTTTTATTTACACTACCCATGGCTGTTTCTTTATTATACTTGATGGTACAGTTTATTTATTATCCTAAAAAGAAGTTTTCTCCTCGTTTTTGGATGGGCCCTATGGGTGATTGGCAGCAAATAAAAACAATGGATATTGATTGGTTTCTTATTCGTTGGTTTTTAGCTCGCAATATGCTTTCCTTCTTTTGTTTTATCATCATAGTTGTTTGTTTATTTGTTTGA
- a CDS encoding peptidoglycan D,D-transpeptidase FtsI family protein, which produces MGINKYYLDTRKVFMIVSVCIVVLVYVIQLFRLQLLSPKYKDWAYGNAFLKQVRYPSRGMIYDRKGKLLVYNQFAYELKAVMQEISNLDTIALCKAINISLEECRKRLEDIKDKYKNPGYSPYTLQVFLDQLGNKECSIFQEFTYKFPGFYVQKRAIRKYVYPYASHVLGYISEVDRQNIVNDSYYQVGDYIGKTGVECSYEEHLRGKKGFEILLRNAKGYIEGKYENGVHDIVPTQGENLTLSIDIDLQTYGEELMRNKLGTIIMIEPQTGEILCMISSPTYDPSILVGKQFGKSFASLVQNPYKPLFNRALSGSYPPGSTFKMAQGLAFLQEGIITSNTVYSCHNGWPIGRGRPACHSHDSPLTLASAIGTSCNSYFCWGLKAMIENKKYGSMRNAIDKWRDFMVLQGFGYPLGVDLPGERRGMIPNSQYYDEMYRKNWNVFSVISIAIGQGEVALSPIQICNLATTIANRGYFYIPHVVKKISNAQLDGIYLCPHYTGVESQHYSPIIEGMRLAVTNGTCSLANIPDIAVCGKTGTAQNSGRDHSIFMGFAPMDNPKIAILVFIENGGFGTSCAVPIGRLMIQKYLKDTIPCSDEWIENSIKNMVILRRVVRKK; this is translated from the coding sequence ATGGGGATAAATAAATATTATTTGGATACTCGCAAGGTATTCATGATTGTGAGTGTTTGCATAGTTGTACTCGTTTATGTTATACAGCTTTTTAGATTACAGCTACTTAGTCCCAAGTATAAGGATTGGGCATATGGTAATGCTTTTCTAAAACAAGTAAGATATCCATCACGAGGTATGATTTATGATCGTAAGGGGAAATTGCTTGTCTATAATCAATTTGCATATGAGCTTAAGGCAGTTATGCAGGAAATCAGTAATTTAGATACAATAGCTCTTTGTAAAGCAATAAATATTAGTTTGGAGGAATGTCGGAAGAGATTGGAGGATATAAAAGATAAGTACAAAAATCCGGGTTATTCTCCTTATACATTGCAAGTTTTTTTAGATCAACTAGGGAACAAAGAATGTAGCATTTTTCAAGAGTTTACATATAAATTTCCAGGATTTTATGTTCAAAAGAGGGCTATTAGAAAATATGTTTATCCTTATGCATCTCATGTGTTGGGTTATATTTCTGAAGTGGATAGACAAAATATTGTTAATGATTCTTATTATCAGGTTGGTGATTATATTGGAAAAACAGGGGTTGAATGTTCTTATGAAGAACATTTGAGGGGTAAAAAGGGGTTTGAAATATTGTTACGTAATGCTAAAGGATATATTGAAGGGAAATATGAAAATGGTGTACATGATATTGTTCCGACACAAGGGGAAAATTTGACCCTTTCTATTGATATCGATTTACAAACATACGGGGAAGAATTGATGCGTAATAAATTGGGAACAATTATTATGATAGAGCCTCAAACAGGAGAGATTCTTTGTATGATTTCTTCTCCCACTTACGACCCTTCTATTTTAGTTGGGAAACAATTCGGCAAATCTTTTGCTAGTTTAGTTCAAAATCCTTATAAACCATTATTTAACAGAGCTTTAAGTGGAAGTTATCCTCCAGGTTCCACTTTTAAAATGGCACAAGGTTTGGCTTTTTTGCAAGAAGGGATTATCACCTCCAATACAGTGTATTCTTGTCACAATGGATGGCCAATTGGTAGAGGGCGTCCAGCATGTCATAGTCATGATTCGCCTTTAACTTTAGCATCAGCTATTGGAACGAGTTGTAATTCTTATTTTTGTTGGGGATTAAAAGCTATGATTGAAAATAAAAAGTACGGTTCTATGCGGAATGCTATAGACAAATGGAGAGATTTTATGGTATTACAGGGTTTTGGTTATCCTTTAGGAGTGGATCTGCCTGGAGAAAGGAGAGGGATGATACCGAATAGTCAATATTATGACGAAATGTATAGAAAAAATTGGAATGTATTTTCGGTTATTTCTATTGCTATTGGACAGGGAGAAGTTGCACTTTCACCTATTCAGATATGTAATTTAGCTACTACTATTGCTAATAGAGGCTATTTTTATATACCTCATGTTGTCAAAAAAATATCGAATGCTCAATTGGATGGGATATATTTATGTCCTCATTATACAGGTGTAGAATCGCAACATTATTCGCCAATTATAGAAGGGATGCGTTTAGCTGTAACAAATGGGACCTGTAGTTTGGCTAATATTCCAGATATAGCTGTGTGTGGTAAAACTGGTACTGCTCAAAATAGCGGGAGGGACCATTCTATTTTTATGGGTTTTGCACCTATGGATAATCCTAAGATAGCTATTCTTGTGTTTATTGAGAATGGAGGTTTTGGTACTTCTTGTGCAGTTCCTATAGGTAGATTGATGATTCAAAAATATCTTAAAGATACGATTCCATGTAGTGATGAATGGATAGAAAATAGTATCAAAAATATGGTAATCTTACGACGTGTTGTACGGAAAAAATAG
- a CDS encoding RNA recognition motif domain-containing protein has protein sequence MNIFIAGLSFRLNDDDLKNLFESYGTVSSARVIIDRQTSRSKGYGFVEMEDDEEARKAIAELNGSEFDERTISVSEARPKEKRSGFMNDNRGEYNRNR, from the coding sequence ATGAACATTTTTATTGCAGGTTTGAGTTTTAGATTGAATGATGATGATTTAAAAAATCTTTTTGAGTCTTATGGGACTGTTAGTTCAGCAAGAGTGATTATTGATCGTCAAACGAGTAGATCTAAAGGTTATGGGTTTGTGGAAATGGAAGACGATGAGGAAGCAAGAAAAGCTATTGCTGAATTGAATGGTAGTGAATTTGATGAAAGAACAATTTCTGTATCTGAAGCTCGTCCGAAGGAAAAAAGGAGTGGTTTTATGAATGATAATAGAGGTGAATATAATCGTAATAGGTAG
- the rodA gene encoding rod shape-determining protein RodA, with product MLYGKNSVWNTLDWLTVRVYLVLVLIGWFCIYAASYECNTGRFDFSNRASMQMVWILSSLCIAFVLLMIEGNWYEVFAFGIYIAVMLLLIVTVFVATPIKGSCSWLTLGAVRIQPAEFAKFATALAVAKVMGRYQFDISKKRSIISLLGLVFLPISLILLQRETGSALVFFVFFLVFYREGMSGKILLIGFSAALIFVLVVRFPFVVVSSISCGELLGMGFIIFCVMGLLLQYNYSRELKHVKYLFCAVLGTTVVSISMFLFTSFNVYWIILSFFVSICFYFLFLFMKNRFSIYLWIVLFIIGSFSFLYSTDYIFDNVLELHQKNRVQVALGIIDDPRGAGYNVNQSKIAIGSGGFKGKGYLRGTQTELKYVPEQETDFIFCTLGEEMGFIGSVTVLVLFLILIIRLVWLAEKQQRVFIRVYGYSVACIIFFHFAINIGMVLGITPVIGIPLSFLSYGGSSLWSFTILLFIFLRLDTSKRFGKGDLLKFKFST from the coding sequence GTGTTGTACGGAAAAAATAGTGTTTGGAATACTCTTGATTGGTTGACTGTCAGAGTTTACCTGGTATTAGTGCTAATAGGGTGGTTTTGTATTTATGCAGCCAGTTATGAATGTAATACTGGTAGATTTGATTTTTCAAATCGAGCAAGTATGCAAATGGTTTGGATACTTTCTTCTTTGTGTATTGCTTTTGTGTTATTGATGATAGAGGGTAATTGGTATGAAGTATTTGCTTTTGGTATATATATTGCCGTTATGCTCTTGTTGATAGTTACTGTGTTTGTGGCAACACCTATTAAAGGTTCTTGTTCATGGCTTACATTAGGAGCTGTAAGGATACAGCCAGCTGAGTTTGCTAAGTTCGCTACCGCTTTAGCCGTGGCAAAGGTAATGGGTAGATATCAGTTTGATATATCAAAGAAACGAAGTATAATAAGTTTATTAGGTTTGGTTTTTTTACCTATTTCATTGATTTTGTTACAACGAGAAACAGGTTCTGCTTTAGTTTTTTTTGTTTTCTTTTTGGTCTTTTATCGTGAAGGGATGTCTGGCAAGATATTACTTATTGGTTTTTCTGCTGCTTTGATTTTTGTTTTGGTTGTTCGTTTCCCATTCGTTGTAGTATCGAGTATTTCTTGTGGTGAGTTATTAGGGATGGGATTTATTATCTTTTGTGTTATGGGTCTTTTGTTACAGTACAATTATTCAAGAGAACTGAAGCATGTAAAATATTTATTTTGTGCTGTTTTAGGAACCACCGTTGTTTCCATATCGATGTTTTTGTTTACAAGTTTTAATGTATATTGGATTATTTTATCCTTTTTTGTTTCTATCTGTTTCTATTTTTTATTTCTATTCATGAAGAATAGATTTTCTATTTATCTATGGATTGTTCTGTTTATCATTGGTTCTTTCTCCTTTTTATATTCTACTGATTATATTTTTGACAATGTATTAGAACTTCACCAAAAAAATCGTGTACAAGTAGCATTGGGAATAATAGATGATCCAAGAGGTGCCGGGTATAATGTGAATCAATCCAAAATAGCTATTGGTTCTGGTGGTTTTAAAGGCAAGGGTTATCTAAGAGGCACTCAAACCGAGTTAAAGTATGTACCAGAACAGGAAACTGATTTTATTTTTTGTACACTTGGTGAAGAGATGGGGTTTATTGGTTCTGTTACAGTATTAGTCTTATTTTTGATTTTAATCATACGTTTGGTATGGTTGGCGGAAAAGCAACAACGTGTTTTTATTCGCGTATATGGTTATTCGGTTGCTTGTATTATTTTTTTTCACTTTGCCATTAATATAGGTATGGTACTTGGTATTACTCCGGTGATTGGTATCCCTTTGTCGTTTCTTAGTTATGGAGGATCTTCTTTGTGGTCTTTTACAATCCTTTTGTTTATCTTCCTTCGTTTGGATACTTCTAAACGATTTGGGAAGGGTGATTTATTAAAATTTAAATTTAGTACTTAG
- the mce gene encoding methylmalonyl-CoA epimerase — MDISRIEHIGIAVKNIKDSLPYYEGILGLKCYSIEEVVNQKVRTAFFKVGETKIELLEPISDESTIAKFIKKKGEGIHHIAFAVPNIDTALIEVELKGVQVIDKLSRKGAEGLKIAFLHPKSTRNILTELCQ, encoded by the coding sequence ATGGATATTTCTCGCATTGAGCATATTGGGATTGCTGTGAAAAATATTAAGGACAGTCTTCCTTATTATGAAGGGATATTAGGATTAAAATGTTATAGTATAGAAGAAGTAGTAAATCAAAAAGTAAGGACCGCGTTTTTTAAAGTAGGAGAAACAAAAATTGAATTGTTAGAACCTATTTCTGATGAATCTACTATCGCAAAGTTTATTAAGAAAAAAGGAGAAGGGATACACCATATTGCATTTGCTGTTCCGAATATAGATACTGCATTAATTGAAGTGGAATTAAAAGGTGTTCAAGTGATAGATAAGTTATCTCGTAAAGGTGCTGAAGGGTTGAAAATAGCTTTTTTGCATCCGAAATCAACAAGGAATATATTAACAGAATTATGTCAGTAA
- a CDS encoding biotin/lipoyl-containing protein: MKSFKYTINGNVYKVVINRIEDTTADVEVNGTPYKVEMNKPAKKHVITINRPVQTVAPPVTRPQPLANVSALHSPLPGIVLDLFCKRGDIVKKGQKLLILEAMKMENVINSDRDGVIKEIKVSKGDSVLEGASLVIIG, encoded by the coding sequence ATGAAAAGTTTTAAATATACAATCAATGGGAATGTTTATAAGGTAGTTATAAATAGAATAGAAGATACTACTGCAGATGTTGAGGTGAATGGTACACCTTACAAAGTAGAAATGAATAAGCCTGCAAAAAAGCACGTAATAACAATTAATCGTCCTGTACAGACTGTTGCACCTCCTGTTACTCGTCCACAGCCTTTGGCAAATGTAAGTGCTTTGCATTCTCCATTGCCTGGAATAGTGCTTGATTTGTTTTGTAAAAGAGGGGATATTGTAAAAAAAGGCCAAAAACTATTAATTTTAGAAGCTATGAAAATGGAGAATGTTATCAATTCGGATAGGGATGGAGTGATAAAAGAGATAAAAGTTAGTAAGGGAGATTCTGTATTAGAGGGTGCATCCCTTGTAATAATTGGATAA
- a CDS encoding sodium ion-translocating decarboxylase subunit beta, with amino-acid sequence MDFLSFLGENLEIFWTYTGVANVTVGHIIMIFVGLIFIYLAIVKEFEPMLLIPIGFGILVGNIPFKDAGLQLGIYEEGSVLNILYQGVVQGWYPPIIFLGIGAMTDFSALISNPKLMLIGAAAQFGIFGAYILAFIIGFAPDQAGAIGIIGGADGPTAIFLSSKLAPNLMGAIAISAYSYMALIPVIQPPIMRLLTTKKERLIRMKPPRVVSHTEKILFPIFGLLLTCFLVPSGLPLLGMLFFGNLLKESGVTRRLAETARGPLIDTVTILLGITVGASTQATQFLTLDSVKIFVLGALSFVIATTAGILFVKFFNFFLKKDNKINPLIGNAGVSAVPDSARISQIVGLGYDSTNYLLMHAMGPNVAGVIGSAVAAGVLLGFLG; translated from the coding sequence ATGGATTTTTTATCATTTTTGGGAGAAAACCTTGAAATTTTTTGGACCTATACTGGTGTTGCTAATGTAACTGTTGGACATATCATTATGATTTTTGTCGGTCTAATTTTTATTTATTTAGCTATTGTCAAAGAATTTGAACCTATGCTTTTAATTCCAATTGGCTTCGGTATTTTGGTTGGAAATATTCCTTTCAAGGATGCAGGTTTACAGTTGGGGATATACGAAGAAGGTTCTGTTTTGAATATTCTTTACCAAGGGGTAGTACAGGGTTGGTATCCGCCTATTATTTTTTTGGGTATTGGTGCAATGACTGACTTTTCAGCTCTTATATCTAATCCTAAGTTAATGTTGATTGGTGCTGCTGCTCAGTTTGGTATTTTTGGTGCTTATATTTTGGCTTTTATAATTGGTTTTGCACCTGACCAGGCAGGTGCAATTGGAATCATTGGTGGGGCAGATGGTCCTACTGCAATATTCCTTTCCTCTAAACTTGCTCCCAATTTGATGGGAGCTATTGCTATTTCAGCTTATTCTTATATGGCTTTAATACCAGTGATACAGCCTCCTATTATGCGGTTGCTTACTACAAAAAAAGAAAGGCTTATTCGCATGAAACCTCCTCGAGTAGTTTCTCATACAGAAAAGATATTATTTCCCATTTTTGGATTATTGTTAACTTGTTTTCTTGTCCCTTCGGGACTTCCGTTATTGGGAATGTTATTTTTTGGTAATCTGTTAAAGGAATCTGGGGTTACTCGTCGTTTGGCAGAAACTGCTCGTGGCCCGTTAATTGATACAGTTACTATTTTATTAGGAATAACTGTGGGTGCTTCTACACAAGCAACGCAATTTTTAACGTTGGATTCTGTAAAGATTTTTGTTTTAGGAGCTTTATCCTTTGTTATTGCTACTACTGCGGGTATTTTGTTTGTTAAGTTTTTCAACTTCTTTTTGAAGAAGGATAATAAAATTAATCCTTTGATTGGGAATGCAGGTGTTTCGGCCGTTCCAGACTCAGCACGTATTTCTCAAATAGTGGGATTAGGATATGATTCCACTAATTATTTGCTAATGCATGCTATGGGTCCAAATGTAGCAGGGGTAATTGGTTCAGCAGTGGCTGCAGGTGTTTTACTTGGCTTTCTTGGATAA
- the rpmA gene encoding 50S ribosomal protein L27, producing MAHKKGVGSSKNGRESHSKRLGVKVFGGEICKAGDILVRQRGTKHHPGNNVGIGKDHTLYSLIEGRVIFRKKQENRSYVSVEIIA from the coding sequence ATGGCACATAAAAAAGGAGTTGGTAGTTCGAAAAATGGGAGAGAATCGCATAGCAAACGATTAGGGGTTAAAGTCTTTGGTGGTGAGATTTGCAAAGCAGGGGATATATTAGTTCGGCAAAGAGGGACTAAACATCATCCTGGTAATAATGTAGGTATTGGCAAGGATCATACTTTGTATTCTCTTATTGAGGGTAGAGTAATTTTTAGGAAAAAGCAAGAGAATCGTTCTTATGTTTCAGTAGAAATAATTGCATAG